From the genome of Eublepharis macularius isolate TG4126 chromosome 4, MPM_Emac_v1.0, whole genome shotgun sequence:
TGTGATTAATAAAAGTcaaattcattttaaaacattactgAATTCATAGTAGCTTTTTGTCATTACATATTTTCATGGGGGGGTCTGTGAAATGTTTTGAGGTTAAAAAGAGGCCTTCATACTCTAAAAGTTTGGGAAACGCTGTTCTAGactctaaaaaaagaaaacactttATAAAATACAGGTCATATCCTAATACAGCAATATAGTGGTAAGCTTAACCAAATCCTGAGTGAATTTTGTTTCGCTGTATTCCCCTGATATAAAAGCGGTATTAGGCAGAAAtctttaaaacttaatcaggATGAGGGGACTCCCTCATGGCCATTCCAGTATTTGATGGTCTGTTTTGTTGTGCAAACACCTGGGCACAAAACTTAGCTGTCATTCTCGTGACAGCTGGATTTTTGTCAGCCAATATCTTTGCCAAGGATATGTTATCTGGTAACCCCTCCAATCCAGATAACAAGGGAAGAATTGTCAAGTCTCTAATCCTTTTCTGGAAGGGGCAGTGAATAAACATGTGTTCCAGTGTTTCCACCTCTCCAAGGGGACACCCGCAAATCCTTTGTGCATATGGTAACTTCTTATATCTCCCTTCCTTTACCTTGGATGGCATGGCATCACATCTCGCTAAAGTGAAAGCCCTCCTATAGGGAGGGAATTCTAAATTATTTAGATATTGGGCCATCTTCATATGggtcgattccacactaccttgttTTAGCGCTAGTTTTTCGCTGCCGCCGCGCTACTCATTCCTCTGTtcacacgttttttaaaaaaaatcattatggtATCGCTACGGCGTCGCAGCAGACCACCACGATTTCATCGCGCTATGAGCTCATTAAAtcttccaccccccaaagcatcaCCCAATCAGTACGCACCCCTCATCTCTGCGGCCCCGCCCATGcactcaaaggggaaaaaaaaaagggCAATGCATCGGTATGCCGACACCTTGACTCAGTCAACCTCCATGCACCTACCCGGAATTAGAACGGACCGCTTCGTGACATTTTTCGGTGCAAGCTGTCATGTCAGCTTTCGGCTCGACTGCCCCGTCATGTTGCAAGAgtggatctccagatgaaagcCGGGGAGAATTATGCATGGGACGGACAAGGATGTTGACTGCCCCTCACGGAACCAGTTTCATGTAGTGTGGAAACAGGTGTCCGCTGTGGGTGACGCTTCCCCCATCACAGGCGATCATCCACCTTAATCAGAAGATATTTATTTCGGTCATTGCATTCTGGAATCTGACGTTCCCAATGTCATTATCAATATGCCAACAAGCCGTTCTAGCGGACACATAAAAAGGCTCTAAAGGAAGATATCAAAACATCTTTCTAGCGCATGCCCCGACCACTTTCGGATCCGTTAATTCCCGCGTAAATTTCACCATCATCTCCCGTGATCCAATGCACGATGCAGGAACTCAGACTTTGAGCCTGGAGCGCGCATGCTCTGCTATCAGAAAATTACAATCAAGCGGGAAAACGCCGAGAATCAGAAGCTTCTGGTGATCAACAGTTCAAATGACTGAGCTCCAGCCACAGGTTTCAAGAGGGgtggcatggagggagagggaaatcctGGACCTTCTCTcgttctggggagaggagaaaatacaGGATGCACTGAAGAAAAGTCATAGAAATATAGACTACTTTGAGCGCATCGCCGTTCAGATGGCCTCCCGGGGACATAAGAGGTCGGCGACAGAATGCAAATCCAAGACGAAAACAATGAGGCTAGAATATAAGAAGGTGGTGGCACATAACGGTATCTCAGGAAATGCTCCCATAACCTGCCCATATTACAGGGAGCTGAACAGCATTCTGCGGGGGGATGCAAGCGTCAAACCGAGGCGTGTTGCAAGGAGCCTCTGTGTCGAGTCTGTGGCACAGCATGTTCTCCCCACGGTGCCCTGCTATGACGGGTCAGAGGAGCTTTTCTCGCACGATCTGATAACCATTGATCGTGAGCAGGTTAGaagttccaccccctcccccagaggtGAGTAAGGctgaaaaaagcatttttattggGGGGGACACAGCAGGATCTCACTACTGAGGATATTTGTCCCTTGTTTCAACTTTCCACAGATGGCGGTGTGGGGTTGGCACAGGCGGCACCAGAGAATGACCTAGATGTCACAGTGGATGGCCTCGCTGACTGTGGTGAGTACCAAAATTGGGAACTTATCACCAACTCAGATGCAGGAAGAAGTCTTTGATGAAACTGGACAAGGGGTTCCAATATAACTTTCTTTataattccagaggagttagccgtgttagtctgtagtagcaaaatcaaaaagagtccagcagcacctttaagacaaaccaactttactgtagcatgagctttcgaaaatcacagttctcttcgtcagatgcatgtttctGTAACATGCCTCTGACGAGGAGAACTGGATTCTCGAGAGCTTATGccactttaattttgttttgtcttaaaggtgctgctggactctttgattttcctTATAATTATCACCACCCCATGGCCACCCAAGACCCATGTGTTCAGTTGGGTggtttgattaaatggaatactGGATCTCCCAGCAAGCCAAACACTTTCTAATCAGTGTGCCCAAACACTAGTCTTATTTGAAGCAATATTCACATGTTGCTAATTGTCAGCCCTGGAAAACATCAATGGTTAAACATTGCAGACCATTATGATCCATGAGCAACATAGGTTTACACATGTCTCTCTAACATCGCTCATGTTCAATCATGTCGCTATGCACTCTCTTCAGAGGCGGAGGAACCGTGTCCTGATGCTCAGGAGGAACCGCAGAGTGAAGGCGACTCAAGCTCATTGCAGCAAGGTGGCGGAAAGGGTGAGTTTGGACACATGGAAGCTTGTGACATCTCAGTGacgaaagtcacattcataaATCTGTTGTTTTATTAATCCTTATTTTACAGAAGGATAGAATGATGCTCGGTATtgtctttttcaaatttttataaCGGAATAAGTGATTTTCTGAAAACAGGCAACAAAGGAGCATTTCATATTCACACGGTGCTTACTCTGCTCGTTATCGGAAAACAGAGCACGCGTGTGGTGGGTTATGAGTGTTTTGTTCAGGGAATGAGTGTCATGACTGAACTGCAACATTCTAtcactgtgggttttttttcctgtgctgaGATTTTAACAGCTGAGATTATTTTGCCACTGTTTGCTTCGAGAATCAATTTGCGCTCGATGGTTCTTGTTTCCCTACCACTGTACCGAACAACAGTGgtccagacccttggtccatggtGATGCACTGTTCTGAGCTGGCAATGACTGTTTTCTTTGTGTCTCCTTCAGATTCCACATCAACATCCATGGCTGAGGCTTCCCCAGGGTCACGCCTTGAACATATAAAGAGCAGAAGACGGAGAAATGCGGGATTGTTTGCAGTCGCTGATAAGATGATCAGTCAGTCAGGGGAGGAGCATAAGGCCCAAATCGCTGAATGGCGCATTGATAGGGAGGAAAGCGTAAGGTGGCATGATGagggaaaaaaaattcaaaatgattTTATTGAGGCAACACATCAGGAGAGCATATACTTTAGGCGGGCGTGGGATGATAACCTTCAGGTCATGCAGTCTGCTGTCCTGACACTGCAAACTCTTGGTGAAATTCTGGTCAATCAACAGAGGGCAAAATCTCCAAAGGCAAAGGCCTTGCAGGATACTGCCACAGAGAACATTGCACCGCGTTTGGGTGTAGCCAAACGTGCCTGTGTTGGCCGTGCCAGAGCTAGACTGACTCTCTAGTGTTTCATTGACATGTCAGTACAGCGTGCTATCTTTGGCCTTCTCTCATATGTGTTGCATGCTCCAATCATTTGGTGGCTGATTGTtttgtgtttgttgtgggaaacaAATTTCTCTTATTACTGAAAAGTTAACCGGAAATTAAAATTGCAAATGCATCACAGCACCTTGTTTTGACCAACAATGAACACAATAAACTTTATTGTTAAATCACataaacctgttttttttttttttaaatgagagaaACTTTATATTTCAGGAAGAGGGTCTGGAAGCCTGGCAGGCACTCGTGTCTCCTCTACTTCTCGGAGGCGCCTCTCCACATTGTCCAGACGCCTGCCAAAACGCATCATGCGTCCCTCGTTGGTGGACATTCTTCTCTGGATGCTGTTCACTGAACAGTAAAAAAAGGAACCTCATGACTAtgaggatttttattttttacaggtGGGAGGGCGGGAATCCAAACTAATCCACTTACGTATGGCAGAGAGGCGCCGGTCCATACTGTCCAGATTCCTAAGGACATCATCAATAGTGTGCGTTGATACTGGCTGCTCTGCGGTTTGCTGTGTGTCACTAGAGGGGCCGGGTTGTGGGGAGGGTCGTGTCTCGTGCACATCCTCAGTCTCCCctgtgagggccacaggaaaaaaaatgtcacATTGAGGTCACGCACAACACGATTTTACCAAATAGCATTGTGATTCTTCAATGCACTGTTATCAAGTTCAAAGAACATGCTCAGTACCAACAGCAAAAGTGCCAATTCAAGGTTTCATGACGATATTAGGTGTTGATCACTGAGTGGAAGAAATAAATATTCTTTCGATTGATGCAATAAAGGGTGAGAGTGGACGTCACCCCATTTGGTTAACTTGtgcagagatttggggggggtgtaGATTAGCAAATGGAACATGATCTTTGTGCATGCATGGAGGTGGGTCCATAATTGAGAGATAATCACTTTTCATGCTCTCAATCACAGCAACTCTGATAAAGACTGGGTTTCAAATGCTTCAAGGGAGAAATATATATTGCATGTCTTCAGAATGCTGAGAAATAGTGTCAAGATAACAATTATATCAATTAATATATGGGTGCTGTTATGCCAACAAACCAAACAGACAATGCATGCAAATTTTAAGAattagttgtgggttttccaaacAATGCCAGATGTATGAAATCTGATTGATGATGTCTGCTCACCTGCATGGGCGTCCTCTGGCTCCACAGCAGCGCTCCCTGGAGAGGCCTCCTCCTCAGTTGGGTGCTCTGTCGCCTCCTCTGTCTCCTCCTGCGACTCAGCCTCCACCTGAGGCTTGTCTTGGCGGCGAAGAAGAGCTTTAAACCAGGGAAAACAGAACAGtgaatcaccaccaccacattttggagaagggcaGAACATCACATCCTGTCGTTTGAGGGGCATCATGATTGTTCCCAATAAAGGTCCCCCATCGCATGATGCTGACAAACTCCCTGGGCATTTTGAGCACACAGTTTATTTTTGGGTAGGATCATGCCAATCATTTGCTGTCTGCCCCTCTTTCTCCAAATTTGCACCTTGACGGTAAGCACAAAAATGTCTACAGCATAGCACTGGTTGGATAAGCATGTATGAAGGGAATGTGGAGGGTTCTATTTGCTGAGGGTGGCATTCGAAAGTCATGTCATAATATGGGGTGCTATTCAGTCTTATGAATCGAGAGTCTATCGAAACCAGAGATGTGCTAACATTAACACAGCAGGTGCGATAGTGCTGGTTGTTCAAAGGAGTTTTGAATAAACTCGGGATTGGATTGAACCCGCCACCCTCGTAAAAATTGTCTCCACAGCACTCACCAGCATGATGGCGTTTGCTCCAGCTGGGTTTTCCTGCCGCTTCTCAAAGCCTCATCATCTGCGCGAAGTGGGGTGGCCTCGCTCTCTGCCTGGGGATACCTTGCCATGCCTCCAAGGAGTCATAGAAGGCTGCCTTTACTCGTTTGAATTTCGAGCGGCATTGCTCCGTGGATCGCTGAAACCCCATCTCTCGCATACGGGAAGATACGTGGCCGAAAAGATGACGGTTAGGGAGGTGGGTGCTCTTCATCACCTGTCCCGCTTTTCCTGATCGTTGAATGATTTTCAGGAGCGTGTCCACCTCCGAATCCGTCCAGAAAACACCCTTTCCACTGGAAGCCATTATCTCAGTGGGTCGGTATGCTGACTGTGTTGTAATACGACTGGGCGCGCGCAGGCGATTTTGATACTTTCGAAAATCGGCCAGTTTTTTTGGGCGGGAGAATCAAGACTACGGATACTCGGATGCGCATTTTCGATGAATAAAATAcaccttttatttttttagacCCTTGCTCAGCCACCTAAAAATTGAAGTGCGCTTTTCCTGCAAGTGATTGCAACACTTTGACAGATTTTTGAAAATCATGATGAGTCCTGTGGCTCCTTTCAGAAAAACCACTTTTATTGTGGAACAAGCTTCAGAGAATCGATTGCTATTCCTCAGGAGCACGGTattcgagaacttgattctcgaaagcttattctacaataaaaatgGTTAGTCTGAAAGATGCTACAGGAGTCTTTTAAAGTTCtccaccacagactaacacggctaactcctcctcAACTATGCAAATCATGGACACTGTCAATGTGAGCGGTTCCAGAGAACAGCACAGTTCTATTCTCAGCCAGGGGCAaaaactttattatttttttcttactttGCAGTTGGAAAAATATAGTCTTCCACCAATTGAATAAAAGTCCTTGAGAAAAAGTGACTTTTGGGGACCAGCAGAATAATAAATTTGTAATCAGAGCACCCTTGTAAATTGATTAAAAGAAAGGACAATTTCTTTGTGAATCGCAGCCATTCCCAGTCCCAATGTCCGTGACAATTCCGTGTCCACTAGCCAAACACACATATTGCAATCTCATGGAAACAGTATTAATGAAGAAGCGCCTCCACCCGCCAACCAGCCCTGCTAGGCGGACACGACCCCAGCACATTTAACTCCAAAAGAACGATGTGGCTGTGTGGTTGATTCCACTTTAGGGGGAGCATTCAACCTGCTGAAGTGTGCACAGTGTACAACATCCTGCAGTTCGGGGGTTGTTGCAACAGCGAGTACCCCTCACCCTGTTTTCACTCATTTTTCGACACTCCCACATCCATCTTCACAGCAAAGGGCGGCCATCTCTTAACTCGCATGAGGTGTCTCTGTTCTGACTTAGAAAATCCTTTCTTTGGCACCAAAAAGCACACGGACAAGCATCAGATTTTTTAAACAGATAACAAGCTTTATGGTTAAGTTTTGCTACAGAAGAGAAAAACAGCTAAAGAGAGGCATTGTTAAAACACAGGTGAGCATTAATTTTTACCAAGATACCTATATCCAAAGAGAACTAAAGTGGTGTGCGGCCAGAAGCCATATGCCGAGCCAAGGCTTCACGCACCCGCTTCCCTGCCTCAAGTTGCCCAGCATTAGAGGCAATGTCCT
Proteins encoded in this window:
- the LOC129327635 gene encoding myb/SANT-like DNA-binding domain-containing protein 7, encoding MTELQPQVSRGVAWREREILDLLSFWGEEKIQDALKKSHRNIDYFERIAVQMASRGHKRSATECKSKTKTMRLEYKKVVAHNGISGNAPITCPYYRELNSILRGDASVKPRRVARSLCVESVAQHVLPTVPCYDGSEELFSHDLITIDREQVRSSTPSPRDGGVGLAQAAPENDLDVTVDGLADCEAEEPCPDAQEEPQSEGDSSSLQQGGGKDSTSTSMAEASPGSRLEHIKSRRRRNAGLFAVADKMISQSGEEHKAQIAEWRIDREESVRWHDEGKKIQNDFIEATHQESIYFRRAWDDNLQVMQSAVLTLQTLGEILVNQQRAKSPKAKALQDTATENIAPRLGVAKRACVGRARARLTL